The Candidatus Bathyarchaeota archaeon genomic interval TAAGATTTTTAGCACCACAGCCGGTTCAACTACTACAAAAGATATTGCAGATGCTTTAGAACAAAATAAAGTTGTAATAGTGGATACCTCAAAATTGTTGGATGAAGCTGAATTATTGATTGGTAGTATAGTGATTAGAGAGACATTCAATAGATATCAAAGATATAAATCAGAAGGAACTCTAAAAACGAAACCAGTGGCTGCCATAGTAATCGAAGAAGCCCCAAGAGTTCTTGGTAAAGAGGTAATCGAAAACAAGGGAGATAACATATACAGCACTGTAGCAAGAGAGGGTCGCAAATTCCAAATAGGACTCATCGCAATAACCCAATTGATCAGTTTAATTCCTAGACAGATTCTTGCAAATATGAATACTAAAATAGTACTAGGTAATGAAATGGCAGCTGAAAGGCACGCAATAATTGAAAGTGCATCGCAAGATCTCTCTGCAGAAAACAGATCTATTGCCAGTTTAGATAGAGGAGAAGCTATAATTACAAGTAATTTTACAAAATTCGCAGTTCCTATTAAGATACCATTATTTGAGGAATTCATGACTAAGAGTATATCGAATCGATCAAAAAGTAAAACAATCTTTACAGGATGATCACTAATTGCATAAATTTGCCCATTTAGCAGACTTGCATCTTGGAGCAAATAGAGAACCAGAACTACGAGAATGGGAGCTCACCGCCTTCCTGAAAGCGATGAATATCTGTATAGAAGAAAGTGTCGATTTTATTCTTATCTCAGGTGATCTCTTTCATGCCAACATTCCGGACATGGATGTTGTAAATAAAACTGTTAAAAAAATCAAGCAAATCCTAGAGCATAACATTCCGATATATGTTATCTACGGCAGTCATGATTATAGTCCAAATGAGACTTCCATTATAGATATCTTGCATAGCGCTGGATTAATTACTAAAGTAGTCCAGGCTAATATTGAGAATGAAGAACTAAAACTCCAATTTATTACTGATCCTAAGACAGATGTCAAGATTACAGGTTTATCTGGAAGAAGGTTAGGTCTTGAGAAGAATTATTTTGAAATTCTTGATAAAGAAAGCCTTGAAAGAGAAAAAGGATTTAAGATCTTTGCATTTCATAGTGCAGTAGCTGAATTAAAACCTACATATCTTGCAAGGATGGACTCCATACCAGCATCCTATCTACCAAAAGGATTTTCTTACTATGCTGGAGGCCACATTCATGAAAAATTGGAAGGCAAACTTCCTGATTTCAAAATGATAAACTATCCAGGGCCATTATTTTCAGGCTATCCAAGAGATATTGAACAATTTGCAAAAGGAAAAAGAAGAGGTTTTTTCATAGTTCATTTCAATGATGAAGTGGATAAAGTTGA includes:
- a CDS encoding DNA repair exonuclease produces the protein MHKFAHLADLHLGANREPELREWELTAFLKAMNICIEESVDFILISGDLFHANIPDMDVVNKTVKKIKQILEHNIPIYVIYGSHDYSPNETSIIDILHSAGLITKVVQANIENEELKLQFITDPKTDVKITGLSGRRLGLEKNYFEILDKESLEREKGFKIFAFHSAVAELKPTYLARMDSIPASYLPKGFSYYAGGHIHEKLEGKLPDFKMINYPGPLFSGYPRDIEQFAKGKRRGFFIVHFNDEVDKVEFKEIRIVDPIYFEYDVSDKSSTQAKEELLNKLQELSVKDKLVVLKIKGELSGGTTAEINSNELRNLLYEKGALYISINKHSLSSKEIETMQVVGDDIQTIENNLFRENIGNIKISASKLKNNSGVKIANELLKTLRQEQKLNEKKKDYEERILKESISILDIEGTF